In Magnolia sinica isolate HGM2019 chromosome 12, MsV1, whole genome shotgun sequence, a single genomic region encodes these proteins:
- the LOC131220390 gene encoding metal tolerance protein 10-like encodes MDLRTDSSDYRVELLSPNPDGQTLGTSDEPSWRLNFDGFQLPKRPKDPHFILRTFGRKGKVARYYKRQEKLLEGFGEMETITELGGFPGALTEDDKKNLAKSETTAIRVSNAANLVLFVAKVYASMESRSLAVIASTLDSLLDLLSGFILWFTSYAMQKPNQYRYPVGKKRMQPVGIIVFASIMATLGFQILLESVREIISTTRPSMDPVKEKWTIGIMVSVTIIKFALMIYCRRFENEIVRAYALDHFFDVITNSTGLAMTVLAIRYYWWMDPSGAILIALYTMGTWARTIVENVWSLIGRSAPPDYLTKMTYLIWNHHERIEHITTVRAYAFGLQYFVEVDIVLPGDMPLSEAHNIGETLQEKIEQLPEVERAFVHVDFESSHNPEHKQKA; translated from the exons ATGGATCTACGGACAGATTCATCAGATTATAGAGTAGAGCTTCTCTCTCCAAACCCAGATGGACAGACCCTTGGCACGTCTGATGAGCCATCATGGCGTCTCAATTTCGATGGTTTTCAGCTCCCCAAGAGGCCCAAAGACCCTCATTTCATTTTGAGAACttttg gaagaaaaggaaaggttgCACGGTATTACAAGAGGCAGGAGAAGCTTCTAGAAGGATTCGGTGAAATGGAAACCATTACTGAGTTGGGTGGTTTTCCTGGAGCTCTTACTGAG gATGACAAGAAGAACCTTGCAAAGAGTGAAACAACGGCGATTAGGGTGTCTAATGCAGCTAATCTAGTCCTTTTTGTGGCTAAAGTCTATGCTTCTATGGAGAGCAGATCTCTGGCTGTGATCGCATCTACGCTGGACTCTCTATTGGATCTTTTATCAGGTTTTATTCTATGGTTTACTTCATATGCCATGCAAAAGCCGAACCAGTATCGGTATCCGGTTGGGAAGAAGCGAATGCAGCCAGTG GGCATCATTGTTTTTGCTTCAATAATGGCAACTCTTGGATTCCAAATACTGCTCGAATCTGTTCGAGAAATCATTTCAACG ACTCGCCCTTCAATGGATCCTGTGAAAGAAAAATGGACGATCGGGATCATGGTTTCGGTCACAATAATAAAATTTGCACTCATGATTTATTGTCGACGGTTTGAAAACGAGATCGTAAGAGCCTACGCTTTGGATcatttcttcgatgtcatcacaAATTCAACGGGTCTGGCCATGACGGTCCTCGCAATCAGATACTATTGGTGGATGGATCCTTCTGGGGCCATACTG ATAGCTCTATACACAATGGGCACATGGGCTAGGACCATCGTCGAGAACGTATGGTCACTGATCGGGAGATCAGCACCACCGGATTACTTGACCAAGATGACATACCTCATTTGGAACCACCATGAACGGATCGAGCACATCACCACTGTTAGAGCATATGCTTTCGGTTTGCAGTACTTCGTAGAGGTGGACATAGTCTTACCTGGGGACATGCCGCTGAGTGAGGCACATAATATCGGCGAGACCCTCCAGGAGAAGATCGAGCAACTTCCCGAAGTTGAGCGGGCCTTTGTACACGTTGATTTTGAATCTAGTCACAACCCAGAACACAAACAGAAGGCTTGA